In Holophagales bacterium, one DNA window encodes the following:
- a CDS encoding PD40 domain-containing protein: MRWTIRLAVVGWAVIAWGVAGSVQGTGLTEVVTRADPRLQKKVDGSVGSSSLTRDGRFVAFDSGATNLVVGDTNLSTDVFVVDRQTARTTRVSVDSTGGQGNNGSYRSSISADGRFVAFLSEASNLVVGDTNGRVDLFVHDRETHQTTRLEVGVPGTELDGPISDPVISANGRFIAFSSWATHLVANDTNRRTDVFVVDRLEGGTTRVSVDSFGRQADDDSDSPRLSADGRYVVFASKATNLAPGSRELSSSVFIRDRLLGTTERIWVVGPGVEELGYSVHPDISEEGRFVAFTSATATPEDTNFEADVFVHDRQTGVTTRVSISSSGAEGNDFSQAPRISPDGRFVAFNSASTNLVDGDVNGRIDVFLHDRASGTTTRMSVADSGEGGDENSYVSAISAGGQAVVFTTGSRNLISGDPGVPDGSFLRDNRLGTIERVPKAPARELATATDGSSGLAAVSAEGRYVAYVSRATNLVPGDTNRAADAFVTDLRTGQTTRVSVDSAGGQANADIEFVDLSADGELVVFSSRASNLVPPDTNSSWDVFLHDRRSGATTKLSVGASGAEGNGASWQPRVSADGRFVAFTSNSTNLVAGDVNGHDDVLVRDRETGLTTLVSVGPAGIGGYGDSASPAISADGRYVAFVSSAVNLVPGDGNGAPDVFVHDRVTGVTTRVSVDSLGGEGNALSLAPALSADGRYVAFASWASNLVPGDQNGVVDVFVRDRVLGATTRVSVNSDGTEAEGGGELPAISVDGRWVAFSSYSRGLVAGGANDWSDIYLHDRLTSVTSRESAGIGGAAGSGDSRRPALTPDARYLAFESDAHNLGQDNYSQYTQVLLRDRGTGPCEPSATTACLRDGRFEVRVDYRTAGSGGAGEVMSFGGVRAENRDSAFFSFFSPTNFEMGLKVLDACVPELGNRFWVFASGLTDQGWTVRVRDTATGEMQRYDNALGDLSSTFRDASSFSCGGAESTEAELAAPVVEWVADASAPLEVGALAPRAQSESCVPNATTSCLQGGRFRVRANWQTQAANGSAAVMSFLGARAENVDSVFFSFFGATNFELGLKVLDACVPELGDDFWVFASGLTDQGWAVTVEDLVNGRVQSYRNAVGTLSTTFRDPTSFPCQ; encoded by the coding sequence ATGCGGTGGACGATTCGATTGGCGGTTGTGGGGTGGGCGGTCATTGCCTGGGGAGTGGCGGGGTCTGTCCAAGGGACGGGCCTGACCGAGGTCGTCACCCGCGCCGACCCGCGGCTTCAGAAGAAGGTCGACGGCTCGGTCGGATCGAGCAGCTTGACCCGCGATGGTCGTTTCGTCGCCTTCGACTCGGGTGCGACGAATCTCGTAGTTGGGGATACGAACCTCTCGACCGATGTCTTCGTGGTCGACCGCCAGACGGCCCGTACGACCCGCGTCTCGGTCGACAGTACGGGAGGTCAAGGAAACAACGGGAGCTACCGCTCCTCGATCTCCGCCGATGGCCGTTTCGTGGCCTTCCTGTCGGAGGCGTCGAACCTGGTGGTTGGAGATACGAATGGCCGTGTCGACCTGTTCGTTCACGACCGCGAGACGCATCAGACGACGAGGCTCGAGGTGGGAGTACCGGGAACGGAGCTGGATGGACCCATCAGCGATCCAGTGATCTCGGCCAATGGACGGTTCATCGCGTTCTCTTCGTGGGCCACGCACCTGGTGGCCAACGACACCAACCGACGCACCGACGTCTTCGTCGTTGACCGGCTGGAGGGAGGGACGACGCGGGTGTCGGTCGACAGCTTCGGTCGTCAGGCCGACGACGACAGCGATAGCCCGCGGCTTTCCGCGGATGGGCGCTACGTGGTCTTCGCCTCGAAAGCCACGAACCTCGCGCCTGGAAGTCGTGAACTGAGCTCGAGCGTCTTCATCCGCGACCGCCTCCTGGGAACGACAGAGAGGATCTGGGTCGTGGGACCCGGCGTCGAAGAGCTCGGCTACAGCGTCCACCCGGACATTTCGGAAGAAGGCCGCTTCGTGGCATTCACCTCCGCGACCGCGACGCCGGAAGACACGAATTTCGAGGCCGACGTCTTCGTGCACGACCGACAGACGGGAGTGACCACGCGCGTCTCGATCTCCAGCTCGGGGGCGGAAGGCAATGATTTCAGCCAGGCGCCTCGGATCTCGCCGGATGGTCGATTCGTGGCGTTCAACTCGGCGAGCACCAATCTGGTCGATGGCGACGTCAACGGTCGCATCGACGTCTTCCTGCACGATCGCGCTTCCGGGACGACAACCCGAATGTCCGTCGCCGACTCCGGAGAAGGGGGCGACGAGAACAGCTACGTTTCCGCAATTTCGGCCGGCGGCCAAGCCGTGGTGTTCACCACCGGGTCCAGGAACCTGATTTCGGGTGACCCCGGCGTCCCGGACGGCAGCTTCCTTCGCGACAACCGTCTCGGAACGATCGAGCGCGTTCCCAAGGCCCCAGCTCGAGAGTTGGCGACCGCGACCGACGGGTCGAGCGGCCTGGCGGCGGTATCTGCCGAGGGTCGGTACGTTGCCTACGTCTCCCGAGCGACGAACCTCGTCCCGGGCGACACGAACCGCGCCGCCGACGCTTTCGTCACCGATCTGCGGACCGGGCAGACCACGCGCGTCTCGGTCGACAGCGCTGGAGGTCAAGCGAACGCGGACATCGAGTTCGTCGACCTTTCCGCCGACGGCGAGCTCGTTGTCTTCTCCTCTCGTGCGTCGAATCTCGTGCCCCCAGACACGAATTCGTCCTGGGATGTCTTCCTCCACGATCGGCGGAGCGGGGCCACGACCAAGCTCTCGGTGGGTGCCTCCGGTGCCGAAGGCAACGGGGCCAGCTGGCAACCGCGGGTGTCCGCCGACGGCCGCTTCGTGGCCTTCACGTCCAACTCGACGAACCTGGTCGCCGGAGACGTCAACGGCCACGACGATGTTTTGGTCCGCGATCGGGAGACCGGGTTGACGACCCTCGTGTCGGTGGGCCCAGCGGGAATCGGGGGATACGGCGACAGCGCGTCGCCGGCAATTTCTGCCGACGGCCGATACGTGGCATTCGTCTCCAGCGCCGTGAATCTCGTGCCCGGTGACGGCAACGGAGCGCCCGACGTCTTCGTCCACGACCGCGTGACCGGAGTGACGACGCGGGTTTCGGTCGACAGCCTGGGCGGAGAGGGCAATGCGCTCAGCCTCGCTCCGGCCTTGTCTGCCGATGGTCGGTACGTGGCGTTCGCATCCTGGGCCTCGAACCTGGTGCCAGGAGACCAGAACGGTGTCGTCGACGTATTCGTTCGAGACCGTGTCCTGGGTGCCACGACGAGGGTGTCGGTGAACAGTGACGGGACCGAGGCGGAGGGTGGAGGCGAGCTACCCGCGATCAGCGTGGACGGGCGCTGGGTGGCCTTTTCCTCGTACTCGCGTGGTCTCGTCGCGGGCGGTGCCAACGACTGGTCCGACATCTACTTGCACGACCGGCTGACCAGCGTGACCTCGCGAGAGTCCGCGGGCATCGGCGGGGCAGCCGGGAGCGGCGACAGCCGCAGGCCGGCGTTGACACCTGACGCGCGATATCTCGCCTTCGAATCGGACGCCCACAACCTGGGGCAGGACAACTACAGTCAGTACACCCAGGTCCTGCTCCGCGACCGCGGCACCGGCCCCTGCGAGCCGTCGGCGACGACGGCCTGTCTGCGCGACGGCCGGTTCGAGGTGCGGGTCGACTACCGGACGGCGGGGAGCGGGGGCGCAGGCGAGGTGATGAGCTTCGGCGGGGTGAGGGCCGAGAACCGCGACTCGGCATTCTTCTCGTTCTTCTCGCCGACCAATTTCGAGATGGGGCTCAAGGTGCTCGACGCCTGCGTGCCCGAGCTCGGAAACCGGTTCTGGGTCTTCGCCAGCGGGCTAACCGACCAGGGCTGGACGGTGCGCGTGCGAGACACCGCGACGGGTGAGATGCAGCGCTACGACAACGCGCTCGGTGATCTCTCGTCGACCTTCCGCGACGCTTCGAGCTTCTCCTGTGGCGGCGCCGAGAGCACGGAAGCGGAGCTCGCCGCGCCCGTCGTCGAGTGGGTGGCGGACGCGAGCGCCCCGCTCGAAGTGGGTGCGCTCGCGCCGCGGGCGCAGAGCGAGAGCTGCGTGCCGAACGCGACGACCTCGTGTCTGCAAGGCGGACGATTCCGCGTGCGCGCCAACTGGCAGACGCAAGCGGCGAATGGGAGCGCCGCGGTGATGAGCTTCCTCGGCGCGCGAGCGGAGAACGTCGATTCGGTCTTCTTCTCGTTCTTCGGCGCGACGAACTTCGAGCTCGGTCTCAAGGTGCTCGATGCTTGTGTCCCCGAGCTCGGCGACGACTTCTGGGTCTTCGCGAGTGGCCTGACGGATCAAGGGTGGGCGGTGACCGTCGAGGACCTGGTCAACGGCCGAGTTCAGTCGTACCGCAACGCGGTCGGCACCCTGTCGACCACATTCCGCGACCCTACGAGCTTCCCCTGCCAGTAG